CTTACGCCGTTGCTGCTAAGACCGGCATGGGCCGCCGCATCAACACTGTGATGCAGACCTGCTTCTTCTCCAAGCTGGGTAACGTTCTCGATTCCGATACCGCTATCAAGTACATCAAGAAGTATGCCGAAAAGACCTACGCCAAGAAGGGTATGGAAGTGGTCCAGAAGAACTGGGACGCTATCGACGCTTCTCTCGCAAACCTGTTCGAAGTCAAGGTTCCGGCCGCTGTTACCAGCACTAAGGAATTCCGCGCTCCGATCCACGGCAACGCTCCTGCATTCGTAAACGAAGTTACTGCAGAAATCATCAAGGGCAACGGCGAAAAGCTCCCCGTTTCCAAGATGCCTGTTGACGGTGTGTTCCCCACCGGCACCACCAAGTACGAAAAGCGCGACCTGGCTCTGAACATCCCGTCCTGGAATCCGGACGCTTGCGTACAGTGCGGCAAGTGCGCCATGGTCTGCCCCCACGCTGCTATCCGCGTGAAGGTTGTAGACGAATCTGCCGTTGCTAACGCACCGGAAGGCTTCAAGTTTACCGCTGCCAAGGGCTTCAAGCTCGAAGGCTCCGAAAAGCCCGTATTCGCAATCTCTGTTTCCAGCTACGACTGTACTGGTTGCGGCGTTTGTACTCAGGCTTGTATCGGTAAGGATAAGACCGAAGAAGGCAAGAAGGCTATCAACATGGTTGCCCAGGAACCCATCAAGGTTCAGGAAGGCAAGTGCTGGGACTTCTTCGTTGACCTCCCCGAATTTGACCGTACCAAGATCAACAAGGGTCTCGTCAAGCAGGCTATGCTCCTGGAACCGCTGTTCGAATTCTCCGGCTCCTGCGCAGGCTGCGGCGAAACTGCTTACGTCCGCTTGGTAAGCCAGCTGTTCGGCGACCGTATGGTTGTCGCTAACGCTACCGGTTGCTCCTCCATTTACGGTGGTAACCTCCCCACTACTCCGTGGGCAAAGAACAAGGAAGGCCGCGGTCCGGCTTGGGCAAACAGCTTGTTCGAAGATAACGCTGAATTCGGTCTCGGTATGCGCCTGGCTATCACCAAGCATGCAACCCAGGCTGTAAGCCTCCTCGAAGCTGCAAACGTTCCTGCCGAACTCAAGGCTAAGCTCACTTCTCAGGATCAGTCCGACGAAGCAGGCATCCAGGCACAGCGCGCTAACGTTGCTGAACTGAAGGCTGCTCTCGCTGGCGCAACTGACGATGCATCCGTTTCTCTCCGCGATGAATTCGCTGACTACCTGGTCAAGAAGTCCGTTTGGATCTTCGGTGGTGACGGTTGGGCATACGACATCGGTTACGGTGGTCTCGACCACGTCATGGCAACCGGTGAAAACGTAAACATCTGCGTTCTCGATACCGAAGTTTACTCCAACACCGGTGGACAGGCTTCCAAGTCCACCAACCGTGGCGCCGTCGCCCTCTTCGCAGCTGCTGGTAAGCGTGCTGGCAAGAAGGACCTGGGCCTCATCGCCATGAGCTACAAGAATGTGTACGTTGGCCGTATCGCCATCGGCGCAAACGACGCTCAGGCTCTGAAGGTTCTCCAGGAAGCAGAAGCTCACAATGGTCCGTCTCTGATCATCTGCTACTGCCCCTGCATTAACCACGGCTTCGATCTCAACAGCCAGCTGGAACACCAGAAGATGGCTGTGGATTCCGGTTACTGGACTCTGCTCCGCTACAACCCGGCTCTCGCCGCCGAAGGCAAGGCTCCCCTTGTTCTCGACTCCAAGAAGCCCACTATCCCGGTTGCAGAATACATCTACACCGAAAACCGCTACAAGCAGCTCACCCGTAACAACCCGGAAGTTGCTAAGAAGCTGGCAGACGACCTCCAGAAGGAAGTGGACGCACGCTTCGCATTCTACGAAGCAATGTCCAAGGACACTGAAGGCCTCATCAGCCTGTAATGATGTAGGGGGTTCCACCCCCTAGACCCCTTAGGGCTTCGCCCGAGGAATGTCATTACTGCAAAAAAACGGCTCCCGTTCGAAAGAACGGGGCCGTTCTTTTTTTAATATTTTTGCTTTTTTTAAGAAATTTGCCCAATATCCCTTGACAAGTGTTCTATACATTTCTATATATGGGTCGTTCGGTTGAAAAGCCTAACAAAAACCACTGGGGTGGTAGCTCAATTTTGGTTAGAGCACCGGCCTGTCACGCCGGAGGTTGCGAGTTCAAGCCTCGTCTATCCCGCTAAAAAGGATCTCTGAAAAGAGATCCTTTTTTGTATTTAAACACAATGCTCCACTCCCTCATCCCACTCACAAGAAAGCCTCCCACAGCTGCGAGAGGTCGTGTTTTTGAAGGGCCTTTACATCCACTGGCTAAATAGGCTTGTGTTTTCTTAGGCAGCGAATGTTCCTGGGTAGCACTTCTTTATGCCACTTGGTCCATTCTTCGAAATAGATGTACAGCTTTTCCTGCTTGCGGAAATTGCAACCGTGAACAATGCGGCGTCCATTAGATTCCACAGGCGGAATCACGATGTGCAGACATTCATGATAGACGACACCTGCGATTGCATACAGCGGGCAGTTGGCCGCATCGTAACCCTTGCTGATACTGATCAGATGGAAGTCTTCCCCCGTGATGGGATCCTTACGGATAGAATGAAAGCTGAGACCTCCTACTCGATTACTCCAGGTGATTCTGCAGGTCAACTTGTTTTCAAAATAAGTCTCGTTAATTGCTTCCAGAACCTTATCCAGATTGTGGTATTTTCCCTGTGGGCAAATAGGCGGGACACGTCCTTTACTGGAGATTGGTGATTCACCATTATCTACAAGAATCTGGTCTACTAAAGTCCAAAAACGACTTACCAAATCCTTAATGACGGCCTTATTCTTGGCGGTCTTGCGGCGTATGGCGTGCTCCGCCCATTCTGCGGCAAGCTCGCGGGCTTCTGCAAATTCCGGACCTTTCATGTAGGCGGGCAGCTGAACTTCGGGATGGCCGAAGAGGAACCCCGCCTTACAGCGGATACTTTTCTTCAGGAGTGGATTGTACTTGAAGCGAACCACACCGGTGGAATCAAGATGAGTTTCCTTCACCTCTTCCTTTGGGTTTTCCGGCTGGGGCTGGGCTCCAAATAAATCTAGCTGGACTCCAAATAAATTCACTTAGACGCCTCGATAGATCCTAGAGCGCCTTCAAAGGCATTCACAGCCAGCAGACCGCCGAAATAGCTTTCCGGCAAATCCAGCAGGGCGTAGTGTTCGGAGATTCCATAAACAGCATCTTCGATATGGTCCGGAAGATACACGATATAGCTGTCATTTTCCGGAGTGCGTAGATGATCCGGTGTACAGAACTTCGGGTCGGTCTCGCTGAAATACATTCTGCAGGAAACAGGACGAAGCTTGTAAACGCCGCAGTCCCCCTTGTAATCGGAGAAGGGGCAAGGCTTCCAAGTTGCAAAATACTGATGAAGCGCGTCATCCTCGGCCTTGTCGTCAAAGTCGTCTTCCTCCCCTACGGATTTAGGGATCTCTTGACCTTGTTCATGGAGCAGCTTGTTCTTTTCGTAAAGGGTTTCGAACAACGTAGAGCGGACCTGGCAAGCTTCCATAATGGAAAGGAGGTCGTCACGCTTGCGAAGCTCACTGTAAAGGAACACCAATTCAAAAGGTTCCACGGACATGGGGTAATGATGGCAACAATTTCCGCAAGCAGGCCTAC
This portion of the Fibrobacter sp. UWEL genome encodes:
- the nifJ gene encoding pyruvate:ferredoxin (flavodoxin) oxidoreductase, with amino-acid sequence MAKKMIACDGNEATANVAFAVSEVAAIYPITPSSPMAEHADNWSAAGKKNIWGQVPRVFEMQSEGGAAGTVHGALQTGALTTTFTASQGLLLMIPNMYKIAGELTPTVFHVTARALAMQGLSIFGDHSDIMACRQTGFAMLGSSSVQECQDMALVAHASTLESRVPFVHFFDGFRTSHEVMKIEALEDGVIRSVIDEKYVKACRERCLTPDRPTMRGTAQNPDVYFQGRETVNPFYNKVPEIVQKYMDKVASFTGRQYHIVDYVGAPDAERVIISMGSSTCTIGDTVKYLNSKGEKVGLVNVRLYRPFPMEAVVAALPKTVKKIAVLDRCKEPGSAGEPLFQDALTAVSEAVMAGKIAMPKMIGGRYGLSSKEFTPAMVKAIFDELALEAPRARFTVGINDDVCNTSLTLDPNFKLDSDFFQAMFFGLGSDGTVGANKNSIKIIGNETENNAQGYFVYDSKKSGSMTTSHLRFGKSIIDAPYLIGENEADFVACHHTPHLESVDMLKYAKQGATFLVNTPHSAETVWDTFPRPVQAEIIKKQLKVYVIDAYAVAAKTGMGRRINTVMQTCFFSKLGNVLDSDTAIKYIKKYAEKTYAKKGMEVVQKNWDAIDASLANLFEVKVPAAVTSTKEFRAPIHGNAPAFVNEVTAEIIKGNGEKLPVSKMPVDGVFPTGTTKYEKRDLALNIPSWNPDACVQCGKCAMVCPHAAIRVKVVDESAVANAPEGFKFTAAKGFKLEGSEKPVFAISVSSYDCTGCGVCTQACIGKDKTEEGKKAINMVAQEPIKVQEGKCWDFFVDLPEFDRTKINKGLVKQAMLLEPLFEFSGSCAGCGETAYVRLVSQLFGDRMVVANATGCSSIYGGNLPTTPWAKNKEGRGPAWANSLFEDNAEFGLGMRLAITKHATQAVSLLEAANVPAELKAKLTSQDQSDEAGIQAQRANVAELKAALAGATDDASVSLRDEFADYLVKKSVWIFGGDGWAYDIGYGGLDHVMATGENVNICVLDTEVYSNTGGQASKSTNRGAVALFAAAGKRAGKKDLGLIAMSYKNVYVGRIAIGANDAQALKVLQEAEAHNGPSLIICYCPCINHGFDLNSQLEHQKMAVDSGYWTLLRYNPALAAEGKAPLVLDSKKPTIPVAEYIYTENRYKQLTRNNPEVAKKLADDLQKEVDARFAFYEAMSKDTEGLISL
- a CDS encoding YkgJ family cysteine cluster protein, with protein sequence MDSYREYFPTKAYRIAEMRLAALLRKERDRLDQLADSLGRESAIGPDNLVSELPNILAFTQEYHDAFEGYLNAILPQQPRPIQCRPACGNCCHHYPMSVEPFELVFLYSELRKRDDLLSIMEACQVRSTLFETLYEKNKLLHEQGQEIPKSVGEEDDFDDKAEDDALHQYFATWKPCPFSDYKGDCGVYKLRPVSCRMYFSETDPKFCTPDHLRTPENDSYIVYLPDHIEDAVYGISEHYALLDLPESYFGGLLAVNAFEGALGSIEASK